ACCACCAATTTGAATTTTTCCTTGGTTTCCATGAGGAAAGTCGTCTTCAACTTGTGGACCTATAGTAAAGTTGACTTCTTCTTGCTCTTGACCAAGTTCTTCTTGTTGTTGAGATTGATCTAAAGGTTTTAAATGCAATTTGCTCTGATCTAAGTGGGTTTCTTCTATTTGTTGACCAAAATCAATTTGCTGTTGTTGGTCGATATTTTCGACTTTCTGGTAGACTACAGTGGTCGTCTCTTCAATTTCCTGGCCTATAGTGGTGGTCTCTTCTTCAATTTGCTGGCCAAAGTCTATCTGTTGTTGTTGGCTAAGATCTTCGGTTTGTTGATTTTGGTCAAGGTTTTTTTGCTGTATTTTTCCTCCATTTGTTTGATGTATTTTTCCCCCCTCTTCAATTTGTTGGCCAAAATCTACCTGTTGCTGTTGACTAAGGTCTTCTACTTGCTGACTTTGATCTATAGGTTTTAAATGCAGCTTTCCTCCAGTTActtgatgtagaacattttcaACTTTTTGCCCAAAATCTAAATGTTCTATTTGTTGTTGATCTAAATCTGTCTGTTGCTGTTGACTAAGGTCTTCTACTTGCTGCCCTTGATTTAAAGGTTTTAAATGCACCTTTCCTCCAGTTActtgatgtagaacattttcaACTTTTTGCCCAAAATCTAAATGTTCTACTTGTTGTTGATCTAAATCTGTCTGTTGTTGTTGACTAAGGTCTTCTACTTGCTGCCCTTGATCTAAAGGTTTTAAATGTAGTTTTCCTCCAGTTACTTTACTTAGAACATTTTCAACTTTTTGCCCAAAATCTAAATGTTCTACTTGTTGTTGATCTAAATCTATCTGTTGCTGTTGACTAAGGTCTTCTACTTGCTGTCCCTGATCTAAAGGTTTTAAATGCAGCTTTCCTCCTGTTACTTTATGTAGAACGTGTTCAATTTTTTGACCAATATCTGTAGTGTCCTCAACATCTTCTACTTGTTGCTGTTGTTGGTCTTCTACTTTCTGACCTAGATCTTCTACTTGCTGGCCATCTACAAAACTTGTGCCCCCACGAATAATCTTTGTAATTTTACTATATCCAGTTCCGTGAATTTGATGTTGACCAAGATCTTCAACATCTTCTACTTGTTGCTGTTGTTGGTCTTCTACTTTCTGACCTAGATCTTCTACCTGCTGGCCATCTACAAAACTTGTGCCCCCACGAATAATCTTTGTAATTTTACTATATCCAGTTCCGTGAATTTGATGTTGACCAAGATTTTCGTCAGTGTCTACTAATTGGCCAAGATCTTCGACTTGCTGTTGACCTAAATTTTCAGATTGTTGATCTACTTTCGAATGAGTTTTGCCTCGAATAATTTTAGTTActctggtaattttactataTCTGGTTCCTTGGTGACCAAGGTCTTCTCCATCTTCTAATTGTTGACCAAAATCAGTATCTTCCAGTTGTTGGCCCAGATCGATTTGACTTTGTCCCAATTCTACTTGCTGTTGTCCAAAATCCTCTACTTGTTGTTGACCGAGGTCTTCAGTTTGTTGACCAATTTGTGACTGTGATTGGCCtctaataatttttgaaacaCGATATTTGTTTCTTCGGACTTGATGTTGACTAAAGTCATCATTATCTTCTAATTGTTGGCCAAGATCGATTTGGTTTTGTCCTAATTCTACTTGCTGACCAAGATCTTCTACTTGTTGTTGACCGAGATTTTCTGCATGCTGGCCTACATGTGTGATTTTGGTTATTTTACTATATCTGGTTCTTTGACGACCAAGGTTTTCTCCATCTTCTAATTGTTGACCTAGATCCTCAGTTTGTTGACCGAGATCTTCAGTTTGTTGACCAATTTGTGACTGTGAGTGGCCTCTGATAATTTTTGAAACACGATATTTGTTCCTTTGGATTTGATGTTGACTAAAGTCATTATTATCTTCTAATTGTTGGCCAAGATCGATTTGGTTTTGTCCTAATTCTACTTGCTGACCAAGATCTACTTGTTCTTGACCAAGATCTTCTGCATTCTGACCTATATGTGTGATTTTGGTAATTTTACTATATCTGGTTCTTTGGTGACCAAGGTTTTCTCCATCTTCTAATTGTTGACCTAGATCCTCAGTTTGTTGACCGAGATCTTCAGTTTGTTGACCAATTTGTGAATGTGATTGGCCtctaataatttttgaaacaCGATATTTGTTTCTTTGGATTTGATGTTGACTAAAGTCATCATTATCTTCTAATTGTTGGCCAAGATCGATTTGGTTTTGTCCTAATTCTACTTGCTGACCAAGATCTTCTACTTGTTCTTGACCGAGATCTTCTACATGCTGACCTACATGTGTGATTTTGGTAATTTTACTATATCTACTTCCTTGCTCTTGACGCTGACCCAAGTCTTCATCAGGTTCCTGCTGTTGGCCAATTTGTTCTTGATCTTCTATTTGTTGTTGATATCTATTCCCCTGTCCGCGGTTCCAGGGCCTTCTTCCATTATCATGACGTCCAGGATGACCATTGTTTCCCCATGGTTTCCAGTTGAATACTTTATGGCCTATATCTGCAATTCCTTCACCTACTTCTTCAGCTTTTTTAGTAAAATCTTTATGTCCCTGCTCAAAATTTGCTTTTAAATCTTTTTGTGTCTGTTCGagatttgttttcatttttagaaAACCATCGCCGAATCCAAATTCTCGTTTACTTCTGGACTTAGCTGGTGCATGTTTTGGTGGAGGAGGAACTTGACTGCCCTGTGGTTTCCAGCCGATATCTTGTGGCTGTGTTTGTTGTTGTGGCGATCGTTGACTTCTGGATTTAGCTGGTGCAGGTTTTGGTGGAGGAGGAACTTGGCTTCCCTGTGGTTTCCAGCCGATATCTTGTGGCTGTGTTTGTTGTTGTGGGGATCGTTGACTTCTGGATTTAGCTGGTGCAGGTTTTGGTGGAGGAGGAACTTGGCTTCCCTGTGGTTTCCAGCCGATATCTTGTGGCTGTGTTTGTTGTTGTGGGGATCGTTTACTTCTGGATTTAGCTGGTACAGGTTTTGGTGTAGGAGGAACTTGGCTTCCCTGTGGTATCCAGCCGATATCTTGTGGCTGTGTTTGTTGTTGTGGGGATCGTTGACTTCTGGATTTAGCTGGTGCAGGTTTTGGTGGAGGAGGAACTTGACTGCCCTGTGGTTTCCAGCCGATATCTTGTGGCTGTGTTTGTTGTTGTGGGGATCGTTGACTTCTGGATTTAGCTGGTGCAGGTTTTGGTGGAGGAGGAACTTGGCTTCCCTGTGGTTTCCAGCCGATATCTTGTGGCTGTGTTTGTTGTTGTGGGGATCGTTGACTTCTGGACTTAGCTGGTGCAGGTTTTGGTGGAGGAGGAACTTGGCTTCCCTGTGGTTTCCAGCCGATATCTTGTGGCTGTGTTTGTTGTTGTGGGGATCGTTTATATCTCCGGTTATCTCCTTGACAACATGTTCCATCTGAACTAAAAACAGAAAGAAAACTTTTATATAGGATTGCGAGAAAGTCTgtcaacacggtaatttctcggaactGTTGAGGGTCTtttaatacggccgatattatagtagtcattacattgttgtcaaatcttccgtttttctggaaatctaatgaactttcttatttcaaatggaacacactgtatattttttgcgttttggaaTTCCTAagggatactgattatttttcatatcatattccctatacctaaatgccataatttcggagttattgctacatttattaaaaataaatttttatacaatttataaaaatcagttttttcggcccgggtagacattgtTTTAGGTTCATTGGATTAttgtgaacaaaaaaggtcttctgtaattttcctctaaagttaatcgtttccgagttataaacaatttaaaactgaaaaaaatcgaaaaatgacgattttctaggttcaaaaacacaagtaaaaaatattatttttgaaactatgcagtgcctaaattcaagtttaaGCCTTATttttatcagttaccgataagaaatttggttttgtttcattttaaaatattattttttagttattaatgcagcccgttctctcatatgcgcttcattaataataaaaaaaaaacaatattttagaataaaacgtgacAAAAATTATTATAGGTATATGATAGAAGAAGGCTTGATCTTGAATTTAAGTagtttgtaatttcaaaaattatttttttcacttgtgtttttgaacctagaaaatcgtcatttttcgtttttttcagttttagattgtttataactcgaaaacgattaattttagagaaaaattacaaaagaccttttttgttcccaatgatctgAAGAActtaaaataatgtctacccgagccaaagaaaataatttttataaattgtttaaattttttttgataaatgtagcaataactcagaaattatggcatttaggtatagggaatatcatatgaaaaataatcagtatccctTAAGGATTCCAAAACttgaaaaatatacagggtgttccgtttgaaataagaaagttcagtagatttccagaaaaacgaacgatttgacaacaatgtaattccGACTATGATATCCGCCGCATTAAAAGACCCTtatccaccaaaatctataaaaatcgttctagcggtttccgagaaaataacgtgttgccagactttttcgcaaccctgtatgTACTTTTATGCTAATATACAGATTGTTTAGATTTTAACTAGATATACACGTTTTAAATGACAATACTGTGCTATAGACGTAAACATTAGCAAGTTGTATTAGTTGTCGACGGCAGAGTTATCAATTTCATCAGCTAAATAGAGATGGGTATTTCGTTtagtttttgaatattcttggacAATCTTTACTTgcataatcgcttaaattattcattaatttaattaataggattatttcttcgctatgtattcagtgattataataatttatatactatgcaaTAAACACTAATAAtcgaaaaaacagaaaaattgataaagtgattttaataGCATACTGCTACTATCGAAACGAAcagaaaaattttgaacatctttaacaataattaaaatatacaattatagTATACAGCAATGTTGTCGATTTGAGCGCTTCTTTCAGTGTCTTATATCTAATCAAAAACTAAACAACAGGCTGTATAACATTTTGAATATCCAGTTAACAAAATAACATCAGCGTAGGTAACAAAATAATAGCAGcatatttaagaaaataatatCACCATTTTAAATTTGGAAGAATTAAGCAATATTTGTTGTAAACTTATTACTAACCTATCCAAGAGTTCCGATATCATATCCCTGCAGTCAGCATTTCTTCAGAAAAACGTGTTAAATGTTAAGACAGTTTTATAATATACACGGTTTTCTTTAGTATGTTCGTTATACAACGAAGGTTCATTTGTACGTTGAGCTTCCGGTATTGCGTAaatcaaattattaaaaaaaatagctgatatagcccagtaaatgaacgtgttGGAGTGTAATTTTTCTTGTGTTGAgtaaaatttggatttaggttcgtTTTACTCTCTATTTCACTTTTGGACTTGAGGCCAGGGTTGCCTTTACTTATGAGGTGAAaacccccttctcgggggtgaaaaaacatatattcaaaataagtccggaaacggATAAACTGACTaggtaattctaagcaacttttgttctatagtgtttttcactaagttaatactttttgagttatttgtgagtgaaaacgttcattttttaacacaaaaacacgtttttagagttgttttcgcaaataactcaacaAATGAGTAATTTATTGAAAAACATATTCGTAGCAAAatgtagtttataaaaaaaaacgaaaagaaaaatACTAATAAAGTACACTAAatggactctacaatatgcagccACATTCCatctattcgtctaggaaaaattccatcgaaagttgattccgtgtactcaaaatacactaagcatcaaaattaacgcaccaccttaaaaatggaacatttttgatgtcttgtatttcctaaagctgttgtccgatttaagtgatttttttagtataatatCAAGAATATTAATGTAATAATACTATTTCTaaagaggtaagtgtcattgtataccgggtgtaacaatgatagtgtgttttttcctcaaagttgggaacaccctgtggaatattctggcgtatataaaatattgaaattaaaactcaactatagccttaggcttaacattatgctttttgattcattcgcttatgttggataataaaaaagttaggtactttaacaactagcaacgttcttcatcaatacagggtgtttctaaataagtgctgcaaactttaaggagtaattctgcatgaaaaaataatgaccgtttgccttataaacatatgtccgcaaatgcttagtttccgagatacgcgatgttgaatttttttcttgcaaactgacgatttatttaatgctctaagaccggttgagatatgcaaattaaatttggtaggttttgaGAGGtaatgcgcattttttggcaaacaattaagaattttatattcaccattggcgtgcatacgggtaatatgactgggtaatattacccgtatgcacgccaatggtgaatataaaattcttaattgtatgtcaaaaaatgcgcaataactacctcttaaaacctactaaattttatttgcatttctcaaccggttttagagcaataaataaatcgtcagtttgtaagaaaaattcaacatcccgtatctctgaaacgaagcatttgcggacatatgtttataaagcaaatggtaattattttttcatgcagaataatTACCACttgaagtttgtcgcacttatttagcctgcattgatgaataacatggctagttgttaaagtacctaacttttttattatcccacataagcgaatgaatcgaaaagcaaaatgttaagaaagcctaaggctacagttgagttttaatttcaatattttacatacgctagaatattccacagggtgttccaaactttgaagaaaaaacacactatcactgttacacccggtatacaataacactTACCTGCTTAgcaataatattacatcgatattctcgaagaataaagctatactatactaaaaaaatcactaaaatcggacaacaggtttagaaaatacgagacatcaaaaatgtctcatttttaaggtggtgcgttaattttgatgcttagtgtatgaGTAAAATGAAAATGAAAGATAGCTTATGTTTAATAATAATAGCTAAGAGAATATTGTATCACTCCTCTACCATATCCTTCTTTAAGAGGTACGTCATCTCGAGAATATGACAGATATGGTTTTAATGTAGTCCTTtgtagacaaggcggaaacggcgggttcgttgggaaaaatattcccatgagatatttttgcataatcacattcgtgagacatcccagaataaggttcaagaagtcgcccacgagaaaagtgggccaatttttttgtaacaattttttttaatcaaattgcaaaaaatcaatatttttggcccgtactaatttttttagggtttttgaagcattctggataaaaaaggtctcttataatttttctctaaagttgatctttttcgagttataagcaatttaaaatttgaaaaacgcgaaaatggccatttttaagacttaataactcggtcaaaaattattattttgaaagtcagaaagtgactaaatcaaagtttaaagtcgccgttacatgatcctaaagaaatctgtgtcattaatttactactaagctgttatttttaattaatatcaatgagtggttagatcgtattgacgctgctgtaaatgtgagtgcgagtaagatgcacaattggactgctggaatggcttctctctcgcactcagcatttacagccccgctcacgtgcatggcgcttattattattacttaaaaataacagcttagtaataaaataatgacaaaaatttcttcaggatcttgtaggcggggctttaaactttaatttagtcatatattgactttcataataataacttttaaccgagttattaagccttgaaaatcgccatttttcgtttttttcaattttaaattgcttataagtcgaaaacgatcaactttagagaaaaattataagagatcttttttgtccagaatggtccaaaaaattaaagaaaaaattgttcgggccaaaaatattgattcttgcaatttgattaaaaaaaattggcccacttttcacgtgggcgacttcttgaaccttattctgggatgtctcacgaatgtgattatgcaaaaaaatctcatgggaatatttttcccttcgaacccgccgttttcgccttgtctattgaATTTGATGAAACAATTAAAGCAATGAGAAATGTCATATTCTAACGCTCACCAGAAACTTACTAACAGAAAGGGTATTGtagaaaaactttatttttttttatatttatacttatTGTAACCTATTAcactttaaattaaataagttctGTCATTGTTGCTATTTTTTATCGATAGTTGTGACCGTCGTAGCTATCTCTACCTGATTGGTAGCCATTGCTGTAAAAACAAATACACAATCAATATACGGACTACTAAGAAGAACGTCAAAAGCTATTTTGGAACGAAATATTGTGTAAAAAACATCAATACAAAATTATCCGGTCGTTataaataaaactacatatttagTTACCAGAACAACCAGCCGTCGGACTATATTTAAGACAGAACTATCAAAACCTACAAATCTGAGCACTGTACTATATTTCTTACCGCAACTATACTAAAATTTCATTACCAAAATATATCCAAACGTTCTTCTTTAAAATCTTCCCGTCTGAACTTACCTGTATCCTCCCATCTGGTAATTAGCTGCTGGTCTGTAGCCAGCGGAGTTGCTACTACTGCTACTGCTGCTGCTACTTGAACTGTATGAACTGTGAGTCTGCATTGATTGTTGTAGTCCTTGTCGCAATTGGTTCATCAGAGATTCTTCCAGTTTAGCTCTAAGATCTGCCATTTGGGATCTATCGAAGTTTCCGTAGGCTGCATAGGATCCACTGGCACTGtgagaaaaaaatacaaattttaaataaGAGTAAAAGAAGGGAAGAATATTAGACTGCTCGTGGAGCACTGCCTAGTATTCTGTACAATTGTAGGTACATAAATCTCTGAaagtagtatggtataactagacccaaacccagacatccaaagtgaaagttatcctccaacaccaaattgttctatatggtacacataatgttcagaaaaaagtcacaccattttgagcgtccggtttggggggaggggggcgGAGAGGGGGAGGAAtcagtaaattcgtagttttttacgtttttcgtcaatatttctaaaactatgcggtttagcatgaacaaccttctatacaaaaatgttctacattaaatttgaaataaaaaaggtcctatgcaaaagccttctaaaatgaacggttccaaagttacggaggtagtatattataattggtccgaAAAAAGGCCTAATCCAGacattcaaagtaaaagttttcttctaacaccaaatttttctatatggtccacatattgttcagtaaaaagttataccattttgagcgtccgtttttcgtcaatatttctaaaactttgcttaacgtaaacaatgttctatacaaaaatgtactacataaaatttaaaacaaaaggtcctatacataattgttataaaatcaacggttccagagttacggagggtgaaaagtggaggttttcgatactttttatattttttgggcaatttataatattattactgatgaaagaaattttctttcacaggattgtgttttgtaaatgaAATTTGCTATTTCACTGGCCGATGGCATGTTAGTGATAAGcgcttgaagaaacgtcaacctcactaCCTAAAATCAtgatcaattgcccaaaaaatataaatgtatcgaaaacctccacatttcaccctccgaaactctggaaccgttgattttataacaattatgtataggaccttttttgttttaaattttatgtagaacatttttgtatagaacattgtttacactaaagcatagttttagaaatattgacgaaaaacgtaaaaaaactactaatttaccgacttctcccccatctgccccaaaccggacgctcaaaatagtgtaactttttactgaagaatatatggaccatatagaacaatttggtgtggGAGGAAAacttactttggatgtctgggttaggtctTTTTTCGGACCAATTATACCAATTATACCTcagtaactttaaaaccattcattttagaaggattatgcataggaccttttttatttcaaattgaa
The window above is part of the Diabrotica virgifera virgifera chromosome 2, PGI_DIABVI_V3a genome. Proteins encoded here:
- the LOC114333353 gene encoding uncharacterized protein LOC114333353 isoform X3, with the translated sequence MKVPFLFITVLGCSLASPNGYYHQEYNYKTSQSSYKNNELQHKTDDQGYYKKDGDLENRYKPIEDSNSEHSEYINPKLQNGQYGLDTNSYGHMRADGTYGYGNQNSMGVEGLARNDRIYGSQAGYSAGYGSSNSHSYSTNSNLRMLTSRLQQELERDLQEAVRQNSAYSQSRIDMTELERELRRNLTERLNNELNLKYGQQIVRSGMSYSMSGGRLQPTANYDNQELVDLKSQIENTLLNQLRTQYSQYSQQSSYGSSNSYQHNGGAYVYPVTQRPVYYTTTYRPIYPTLTSGGYVDTHNQQYNTVKTRYTPIANPESLTSIASRVQSQLDANLNNVLDETRRTHFSSSQQYSLTNPDALLERLRNELRNNITYQLDDMISKNYGSQTQKDGYLYSVGSNGAISTDYNYGLRDMENLKEQIQRNLINKLERDFESSRKSWSSSSSYSSQSSYGNTYGSAQPAYYQPGVKAGYNSGSEYNSASRYNSASGYNTANQHNSASGYNSGGTTYSSGNMAELQRQLQADLSRQLNQALNQESHSSYSYTPQNYQSSLQDLSDQLNRNLTKHLQEYSASGSYAAYGNFDRSQMADLRAKLEESLMNQLRQGLQQSMQTHSSYSSSSSSSSSSSNSAGYRPAANYQMGGYSSDGTCCQGDNRRYKRSPQQQTQPQDIGWKPQGSQVPPPPKPAPAKSRSQRSPQQQTQPQDIGWKPQGSQVPPPPKPAPAKSRSQRSPQQQTQPQDIGWKPQGSQVPPPPKPAPAKSRSQRSPQQQTQPQDIGWIPQGSQVPPTPKPAPAKSRSQRSPQQQTQPQDIGWKPQGSQVPPPPKPAPAKSRSQRSPQQQTQPQDIGWKPQGSQVPPPPKHAPAKSRSKREFGFGDGFLKMKTNLEQTQKDLKANFEQGHKDFTKKAEEVGEGIADIGHKVFNWKPWGNNGHPGRHDNGRRPWNRGQGNRYQQQIEDQEQIGQQQEPDEDLGQRQEQGSRYSKITKITHVGQHVEDLGQEQVEDLGQQVELGQNQIDLGQQLEDNDDFSQHQIQRNKYRVSKIIRGQSHSQIGQQTEDLGQQTEDLGQQLEDGENLGHQRTRYSKITKITHIGQNAEDLGQEQVDLGQQVELGQNQIDLGQQLEDNNDFSQHQIQRNKYRVSKIIRGHSQSQIGQQTEDLGQQTEDLGQQLEDGENLGRQRTRYSKITKITHVGQHAENLGQQQVEDLGQQVELGQNQIDLGQQLEDNDDFSQHQVRRNKYRVSKIIRGQSQSQIGQQTEDLGQQQVEDFGQQQVELGQSQIDLGQQLEDTDFGQQLEDGEDLGHQGTRYSKITRVTKIIRGKTHSKVDQQSENLGQQQVEDLGQLVDTDENLGQHQIHGTGYSKITKIIRGGTSFVDGQQVEDLGQKVEDQQQQQVEDVEDLGQHQIHGTGYSKITKIIRGGTSFVDGQQVEDLGQKVEDQQQQQVEDVEDTTDIGQKIEHVLHKVTGGKLHLKPLDQGQQVEDLSQQQQIDLDQQQVEHLDFGQKVENVLSKVTGGKLHLKPLDQGQQVEDLSQQQQTDLDQQQVEHLDFGQKVENVLHQVTGGKVHLKPLNQGQQVEDLSQQQQTDLDQQQIEHLDFGQKVENVLHQVTGGKLHLKPIDQSQQVEDLSQQQQVDFGQQIEEGGKIHQTNGGKIQQKNLDQNQQTEDLSQQQQIDFGQQIEEETTTIGQEIEETTTVVYQKVENIDQQQQIDFGQQIEETHLDQSKLHLKPLDQSQQQEELGQEQEEVNFTIGPQVEDDFPHGNQGKIQIGGSQDQEQEQDTQQVEQQISGWHDQPRIQQKPLDQSQEPTDTQQVEIFDVNSVKGTDDHLPKDILKKVKFIEDKLSNKLEAAIIGFCGTDRLNVPQMRSELINDVKKNITEEFNKGFSRYYLQNDLGLTDKQIARIQAILLDRLLAKIEEGVERAKKEHETRKTTTIIKTSQEPDDTGIFDDIKPEGSIFQSGHRTIIRNRTVITTHTTSGGASFGITDQGQFISQPKSTQGAENEADSLITALRNLSNSKHKTVVEQEPTDNHVNSYSHTTVYQGGSSIGGYQEQEVQTGHGNNDGFDNQEQEIQTGYGGRGSHHSSIYSNQEQEIQTGYGRNRHRGSGYDNQEQEIQSGYGGHNRHRVSGLDYQEQEIQTGYGNHNNHHTSSYDVQEQEITGYGGHGHISSSHSGYGGRDHISSSHSGYDHHDHNHGYDNHDIEVIHSGSHHTSFDEPLSFNHHDISDSHSLDHHHGGYGHPEYLDIEDPHSHYYTRHEVHVEEVPHHTHSHSYQQEQEIIGQESGYDDQAQEEESIPLPNEQLQSSSQEQQKIEVIRHDHYDDVNAVPSVSVDQEVEEPHHHDVIHIEEVHVDQENSVPPEVYEELPWWKKAASKIRHGAHKVKEGAIKLKEKVVGC